The proteins below come from a single Desulfovibrio sp. genomic window:
- a CDS encoding FAD-binding oxidoreductase, translating to MTGEFLTSLTPEHKKFLVDMFKDGVSFDPKVLRVYASDASLLTGTVLAMVRPESAGQLCEFMHWADAEHVAVHPRGRGTSLSGGCVPTVPGIVVSMLGMDKIIEINKEDFVAIVEPGVNTALLQAECEKLGMFYPPDPASGKATSVGGNVITCAGGLRAVKYGVTRDYVLGLEAVLPGGELVKFGGRSHKDVIGLDLGRLFVGSEGTLGIVTKLILKLLPQPEASASVLVGYPSLDAALASMSKVFAAGILPCAVEFMNETVLEILARTGDVPWPDSVKSLLLFQVDGSKETVPLENIRLAKQLDDALWRMEGVGKQEEDKLWAYRRRVSAASYVLGPDRIGGDMAVPRGSILKAVRKFEEIAASNGKRLIAFGHAGDGNIHANLHYDASDTDDARRTLKTHHELDAAALECGGSLSGEHGGGCLKEVGKQLGEKEHALMLRLRRVFDPNGILNPGKGY from the coding sequence ATGACAGGGGAATTTCTGACCTCGCTCACCCCTGAGCACAAGAAGTTTCTTGTGGATATGTTCAAGGACGGCGTGTCCTTTGACCCCAAGGTGCTGCGCGTTTACGCATCGGATGCCAGCCTGCTCACGGGTACGGTGCTTGCCATGGTTCGGCCCGAGAGCGCCGGGCAACTGTGCGAATTTATGCACTGGGCAGATGCGGAGCATGTGGCCGTGCACCCGCGCGGGCGCGGCACCAGCCTTTCCGGCGGATGCGTGCCCACGGTTCCCGGCATTGTTGTTTCCATGCTTGGCATGGATAAAATAATCGAGATCAATAAAGAAGACTTTGTTGCCATAGTGGAGCCGGGCGTTAATACGGCTCTGCTTCAGGCCGAATGCGAAAAGCTGGGCATGTTTTACCCGCCGGATCCGGCCAGCGGCAAGGCAACCAGCGTTGGAGGCAATGTCATCACCTGCGCTGGGGGCCTGCGCGCCGTCAAATACGGCGTTACCCGCGATTACGTGCTTGGCCTGGAGGCCGTGTTGCCCGGCGGCGAACTGGTGAAGTTCGGGGGCCGCTCCCACAAGGATGTCATAGGCCTTGACCTCGGACGGCTCTTTGTGGGCAGCGAGGGCACCCTTGGCATTGTGACCAAGCTTATTCTCAAGCTTTTGCCCCAGCCCGAGGCTTCGGCATCTGTGCTTGTGGGCTATCCTTCGCTGGATGCGGCCCTGGCCTCCATGAGCAAGGTTTTTGCCGCAGGCATCCTGCCCTGCGCGGTGGAATTCATGAATGAAACCGTGCTGGAAATCCTTGCCAGAACCGGCGATGTGCCGTGGCCGGACAGCGTTAAATCTTTGCTGCTGTTTCAGGTGGACGGCAGCAAGGAGACTGTGCCGCTGGAGAACATCCGCCTCGCCAAACAGCTTGATGACGCCCTGTGGCGCATGGAAGGCGTGGGCAAGCAAGAGGAAGACAAGCTGTGGGCCTACAGACGCAGGGTTTCAGCGGCCTCCTATGTGCTCGGCCCAGACCGCATCGGCGGCGACATGGCTGTGCCACGCGGCTCCATTCTCAAGGCCGTGCGTAAATTTGAAGAAATTGCCGCCAGCAACGGCAAGCGCCTTATCGCTTTTGGGCATGCGGGCGATGGCAACATCCACGCCAATCTGCATTATGATGCGTCTGACACTGACGATGCCCGCCGCACATTGAAAACCCACCACGAACTGGATGCGGCAGCCCTTGAATGTGGCGGCAGCCTTTCGGGCGAGCACGGCGGCGGATGTCTGAAAGAAGTTGGCAAGCAGCTCGGGGAAAAAGAACATGCCCTCATGCTGCGCCTGCGCCGTGTCTTTGATCCCAACGGCATTCTCAATCCCGGCAAGGGGTACTGA
- a CDS encoding transporter substrate-binding domain-containing protein, producing the protein MNSIKWLFMVLTAATFLAASALAVAVDQAQSLGLTDDERAWLQEHPVIRVGNQTNLPPFDFAVGDRPQGYSIDLTSLLAQRIGFKVEYVTRPTREELLQLFKQDELDLLHSLYRTPQRKELGIFSEPYFRMKQVFVTRKDDANISDFQQLNGKTVATGKTWADSEFLATQYPGIKRLFRDSVEQMLEAVSNGEADAAVQGDGVAEYWLRRRGFTDLKISAWAKGFDKGRPQSFYFMAHKTAPQLVSILDKALASVTPGELQELQTKWFGSGAVSEATPEVKRIDLTEEQRAYLRRKGPVRMCSAPSTPPFAQITSDGVHQGIAADIISKLADLIGTEITLVPTKTWNESIEFVKSRRCDILSYAGMTEQRKEFLDFTTPYLSMPIAVVTRNDQPFIVSLKPFLNESFGGIRETTYVAAFKAQYPTARITEFDNSLDGLQQVRMGKLFGFVSALPIVAYQIQSHALLDLKVAGQLDEKFEMSVATRNDEPLLGSIFQAAINALPQDQRQEILNRWLAVRYEQGFDYALMWKIGLAVAVLFAGVLIWNRRLATLHARIAAQNAELAIAAAAFNSQEGMIATDPDKVILRANQAFLEITGYRAEEVIGRTPRLFSSGRHDAAFYRAMWDAIDHAGTWQGEIWNRRKNGDLYVAWLTVSVVRDEKGDVTNYIGTQFDITERKRTEQALAESEARFRRFFEDNGSVMLLVDPSNGEIIAANRAASAYYGYAPERLTGMNINQINILPADEVALEYQRALREERYYFNFRHRLASDEVRDVEVYSTPVEFDGRPILSSIVHDISQRKAAEARSRRLANLYAALSQCNQAIVHCASEAELLPKICRCAVDYGFAKMAWIGFVNEEGSLVEPVASYGDDTGYLDDLLIPMDAGNPLSRAPATTSIRDDQAIWYQDFAHDLEIGPTSQSWHERAANAGIHGLASLPLRRAGSAVGCLVIYADTVDAFDEEARKLLIEMAMDISFALGNFAREAARQHSAEALRASEARYRLVFKTSPNAIAINRLGDGAYVEINDGFIDMTGFDQDDVRGRTSFDIDIWGDPESRVYLVERLKQNSICQNVETKFRKKNGELLWGLMSASVIELDGERCILTVTRDITNIKMAEEEIKTLAFYDPLTHLPNRRLLMDRLQQAIALSTRDRCKCALLFVDLDNFKTLNDSSGHAIGDLLLQEVAVRLVASVREVDTVARLGGDEFIVLIEQLSESIEGAAKQAEGVGEKILAAINHPYQLADREYRSTTSIGIAMFGGQHENTDKLLMQADIAMYQAKAAGRNAIRFFSPDLQNTLDSRVETENDLHLAIEREQFSLHYQPQWDHGSLVGAEALIRWNHPERGVVVPGDFIPLAEETGLILPLGQWVLQTACRQIAAWRDQPDMAHLTLAVNVSALQFRQPNFIDQTVTTLERTGADPQHLKLELTESMLVDNVEDVIAKMLALRSRGVTFSLDDFGTGYSSLSYLKRLPLDQVKIDRSFVKDLLTDANDAAIARTIVALGQAMGLSVIAEGVETEAQKGFLTSLGCKAFQGFLFGRPMPLDEFQALVRCGVM; encoded by the coding sequence ATGAACAGTATCAAATGGCTGTTTATGGTACTGACCGCTGCGACATTTCTGGCGGCCAGCGCACTGGCCGTAGCTGTCGATCAGGCTCAGAGTCTTGGGCTGACGGATGATGAAAGGGCTTGGCTACAAGAGCATCCCGTTATCCGCGTGGGGAATCAAACCAACTTGCCACCTTTCGATTTTGCCGTCGGGGACCGGCCGCAGGGCTACAGCATCGATCTGACCAGCCTGCTTGCCCAGCGCATCGGTTTCAAAGTGGAATACGTCACTCGGCCGACCCGGGAAGAGCTTCTACAACTGTTCAAGCAGGACGAGCTGGACCTGTTGCATTCGCTTTATCGCACACCGCAACGAAAAGAACTCGGCATCTTCTCCGAGCCCTACTTTCGCATGAAGCAGGTATTCGTCACGCGCAAGGATGACGCGAACATTTCCGATTTCCAGCAGTTGAACGGCAAGACCGTCGCCACCGGTAAGACGTGGGCGGACTCGGAATTTTTGGCGACACAGTACCCCGGCATCAAACGTCTTTTCCGCGACAGCGTCGAGCAGATGCTGGAGGCCGTGTCGAACGGAGAGGCCGATGCCGCAGTTCAAGGGGATGGAGTTGCCGAGTACTGGCTGCGGAGACGAGGATTTACGGACCTGAAGATTTCCGCCTGGGCCAAGGGATTCGACAAGGGAAGGCCTCAATCTTTTTACTTCATGGCGCATAAGACCGCTCCGCAGTTGGTCTCCATACTCGACAAGGCGCTGGCCTCGGTGACACCCGGCGAGTTGCAGGAATTACAAACCAAGTGGTTCGGCTCCGGTGCCGTCAGCGAAGCGACACCCGAGGTCAAACGCATCGACCTGACCGAGGAACAACGGGCCTACCTTCGCCGCAAGGGGCCGGTCAGGATGTGTTCCGCGCCGTCGACCCCGCCCTTTGCCCAGATTACCAGCGATGGCGTCCATCAAGGAATCGCCGCCGATATCATCTCGAAATTGGCGGACCTCATCGGCACGGAGATAACCCTGGTCCCGACCAAGACGTGGAACGAATCGATCGAATTCGTCAAGTCCCGGCGATGCGATATCCTTTCCTATGCCGGGATGACCGAACAGCGGAAAGAGTTCCTGGATTTTACCACCCCTTATCTTTCCATGCCCATTGCCGTCGTGACCCGGAACGATCAACCCTTCATCGTCTCTTTAAAACCATTTTTAAATGAATCCTTTGGCGGCATCAGGGAAACGACCTATGTCGCGGCCTTCAAGGCGCAGTATCCGACGGCCCGCATAACAGAATTCGATAACAGTCTCGATGGGTTGCAACAAGTAAGAATGGGGAAGTTGTTCGGCTTTGTCAGCGCGTTGCCCATCGTCGCCTACCAGATCCAATCTCACGCGCTTCTCGATCTCAAAGTGGCCGGACAACTGGACGAAAAATTCGAGATGTCGGTGGCGACACGCAACGACGAGCCGCTGTTGGGCAGCATTTTCCAGGCCGCGATCAATGCCCTACCACAGGATCAACGCCAGGAGATCCTCAATAGATGGCTCGCCGTCCGCTACGAGCAAGGCTTCGATTATGCCCTGATGTGGAAAATCGGACTTGCCGTCGCAGTTTTGTTCGCGGGCGTTCTGATCTGGAATCGACGGCTAGCCACGCTTCACGCCCGGATTGCCGCGCAGAATGCCGAACTGGCCATTGCCGCCGCTGCCTTCAACTCCCAGGAAGGCATGATTGCGACAGACCCGGATAAAGTGATCCTGCGCGCCAATCAGGCATTCCTGGAGATCACCGGCTATCGAGCAGAAGAAGTGATCGGCCGAACACCTCGCTTGTTTTCATCCGGGCGTCACGATGCGGCGTTTTACCGGGCCATGTGGGACGCCATAGACCATGCCGGCACTTGGCAGGGAGAAATCTGGAACCGTCGCAAGAATGGCGATCTTTATGTCGCCTGGCTTACCGTCTCGGTGGTCAGGGACGAAAAGGGAGACGTCACCAATTACATCGGCACGCAATTCGACATCACCGAGCGCAAGAGAACCGAGCAGGCGCTGGCCGAAAGTGAAGCCCGATTCCGAAGGTTCTTCGAGGATAATGGCTCGGTCATGCTGCTGGTCGATCCGTCGAACGGGGAGATCATCGCCGCGAATCGCGCCGCGTCGGCCTATTACGGCTATGCGCCGGAACGCTTGACGGGAATGAACATCAATCAGATCAATATACTACCCGCCGACGAGGTCGCGCTCGAATACCAGCGGGCGCTTCGCGAGGAACGCTACTATTTCAACTTCCGTCACCGGCTCGCTTCCGACGAGGTCCGCGATGTCGAGGTCTATTCCACGCCCGTGGAATTCGACGGCAGGCCCATCCTCTCGTCCATCGTCCATGACATCAGCCAGCGCAAGGCGGCCGAGGCCAGATCGCGGCGCCTAGCCAATCTCTACGCGGCGTTGAGCCAGTGCAATCAGGCGATCGTACACTGCGCCAGTGAAGCCGAACTGTTACCGAAGATCTGTCGCTGCGCGGTCGATTACGGCTTTGCGAAAATGGCCTGGATCGGCTTTGTCAACGAGGAGGGCTCGCTGGTCGAACCGGTCGCCTCGTATGGCGACGATACGGGGTATCTGGATGATCTCTTGATTCCAATGGATGCGGGGAACCCGCTTTCGAGGGCACCTGCCACCACCTCAATCCGCGATGATCAAGCAATATGGTATCAAGATTTCGCCCATGATTTAGAGATCGGTCCCACCTCGCAATCTTGGCATGAACGCGCGGCGAATGCCGGCATTCACGGGCTGGCCTCTCTCCCGTTGCGCCGCGCAGGTTCCGCGGTCGGGTGCCTTGTCATCTACGCCGACACGGTTGATGCCTTCGATGAGGAGGCTCGCAAGCTTTTGATCGAAATGGCGATGGATATCAGTTTCGCACTGGGCAATTTCGCCCGCGAGGCCGCGCGACAGCATTCGGCGGAGGCGCTGCGCGCCAGCGAAGCGCGCTATCGTCTCGTTTTCAAGACCAGCCCGAACGCCATCGCCATCAACCGTCTGGGCGATGGGGCTTATGTCGAGATCAACGACGGATTTATCGACATGACGGGCTTTGACCAAGATGACGTCCGGGGACGTACGTCCTTCGACATCGATATCTGGGGCGATCCCGAAAGTCGCGTGTATTTGGTCGAACGATTGAAGCAGAATTCAATCTGCCAGAACGTAGAGACCAAATTCAGGAAAAAGAATGGGGAACTACTTTGGGGTTTGATGTCTGCGTCGGTCATCGAACTCGATGGTGAACGCTGCATTCTTACCGTCACACGGGATATTACCAACATCAAGATGGCCGAGGAGGAGATCAAGACCCTCGCATTTTACGACCCGTTAACGCATCTGCCCAACCGACGACTTCTGATGGACCGCCTGCAGCAAGCTATCGCCCTTTCCACCAGGGATAGGTGCAAATGCGCCTTGTTGTTCGTTGATCTCGATAACTTCAAGACCCTGAACGACAGCAGTGGCCATGCCATCGGCGACCTCCTTTTGCAAGAAGTAGCCGTGCGTCTTGTCGCCAGTGTGCGCGAGGTCGATACCGTGGCCCGACTGGGCGGAGACGAGTTCATTGTGCTCATCGAACAGTTGAGTGAATCTATTGAAGGGGCGGCGAAACAGGCCGAGGGAGTCGGCGAGAAGATCCTTGCCGCCATCAATCACCCTTATCAGCTTGCCGACAGAGAATACCGAAGCACGACCAGCATCGGCATCGCCATGTTCGGGGGGCAGCATGAGAATACGGACAAGCTTCTGATGCAGGCCGATATCGCGATGTATCAGGCTAAGGCTGCAGGACGCAATGCGATACGCTTTTTTTCGCCTGACCTCCAAAACACCCTCGATTCCCGTGTGGAGACGGAAAATGATTTGCATCTGGCCATCGAAAGAGAACAATTCTCTCTTCATTACCAACCGCAATGGGATCATGGCAGCCTTGTCGGTGCCGAGGCGCTGATACGTTGGAACCATCCGGAGCGGGGCGTGGTGGTGCCGGGAGACTTCATTCCCCTGGCCGAGGAAACCGGGTTGATCCTGCCTTTGGGGCAGTGGGTGCTGCAAACCGCCTGCCGTCAGATTGCGGCTTGGCGTGACCAGCCGGACATGGCCCATCTCACGCTCGCGGTCAATGTCAGCGCCCTCCAGTTCCGGCAGCCGAACTTCATCGATCAGACGGTTACGACGCTGGAGCGAACTGGGGCCGACCCTCAGCACCTCAAGCTTGAGCTCACGGAAAGCATGCTGGTGGACAACGTCGAAGACGTCATCGCCAAAATGTTGGCTCTGCGGTCCCGTGGCGTGACGTTCTCGCTGGACGATTTCGGGACCGGCTACTCGTCGCTGTCCTACCTGAAACGTCTGCCCTTGGACCAGGTGAAGATCGATAGATCGTTCGTCAAGGATCTGCTGACGGACGCCAATGACGCGGCCATCGCCCGAACCATTGTCGCTCTGGGACAGGCCATGGGGCTGTCGGTCATCGCCGAGGGCGTGGAAACCGAAGCTCAGAAGGGTTTCCTCACCAGTTTGGGCTGCAAAGCCTTTCAAGGGTTCCTTTTCGGGCGGCCAATGCCCCTTGATGAGTTTCAAGCCCTGGTTCGGTGCGGAGTTATGTGA
- a CDS encoding transglutaminase-like cysteine peptidase — MPKLRYSKFALVAALSVGMAALLACLLFWVNGWNPALAGSLNLQPRAAIGNAEVSEPPAVSSAAVENNAALPPAAPDQASTGAEQNDNTGANAALPPADQQSAQQPVLQPVQQSGLQSGQQSGPQAVQQAGADSSVQPLTDADNADQPPSPESSQQTGKSNSSAVANGPAKAAVPDAAKGAAQSTAQHATPAHDSKIQLFGTVEFKRPLSTLPGWLDLLKRNQMDPIFIPGKVFKKGVTWDTFKAKAPVNNKMELLRYVNSFWNTWPYVEDIVNWRQEDYWEIPAEFLKKSGDCEDYSIIKYFTLKELGIPPESMRVVVVRDTIRNFAHAVLVVYLNDDAFILDNLSNSVLSHTKVRQYSPQYSVNEFGRWAHMKGRKID; from the coding sequence ATGCCCAAACTTCGATATTCCAAATTTGCTCTGGTCGCGGCCCTTTCTGTGGGCATGGCGGCCCTTTTGGCGTGTCTGCTGTTCTGGGTAAATGGCTGGAACCCCGCCCTTGCTGGTTCGCTCAACCTGCAACCACGCGCAGCCATTGGCAATGCCGAGGTTTCCGAGCCGCCAGCCGTGTCTTCCGCCGCTGTGGAAAATAATGCAGCGCTTCCTCCTGCTGCACCTGATCAGGCGAGCACGGGGGCAGAACAGAACGACAATACTGGGGCAAACGCTGCTTTGCCCCCTGCTGATCAGCAATCAGCGCAGCAGCCAGTGCTGCAACCGGTGCAGCAGTCGGGGCTGCAATCGGGCCAGCAATCTGGCCCCCAGGCAGTCCAGCAGGCAGGCGCTGATTCCAGCGTTCAACCTCTGACGGACGCTGATAACGCAGATCAGCCTCCATCCCCTGAATCATCGCAACAAACTGGAAAATCAAATTCTTCCGCCGTAGCCAATGGCCCTGCCAAGGCCGCGGTACCGGATGCCGCAAAAGGCGCGGCGCAATCCACAGCACAGCACGCAACGCCTGCTCATGATTCCAAGATACAGCTTTTCGGCACTGTGGAGTTCAAACGTCCCTTATCCACTCTGCCGGGCTGGCTTGACCTGCTCAAGCGCAACCAGATGGATCCCATATTCATACCCGGCAAGGTGTTCAAAAAGGGCGTTACCTGGGATACGTTCAAGGCAAAAGCCCCGGTGAACAACAAGATGGAGCTGCTGCGCTACGTAAACTCTTTCTGGAATACGTGGCCCTATGTGGAAGACATCGTCAACTGGCGGCAGGAAGACTATTGGGAAATTCCGGCGGAGTTTCTGAAAAAGTCTGGCGACTGCGAAGACTATTCCATTATCAAGTATTTTACTCTTAAGGAATTGGGCATTCCGCCCGAAAGCATGCGTGTTGTGGTTGTGCGCGACACAATCAGAAATTTTGCCCATGCTGTACTGGTCGTATACCTGAACGACGATGCCTTTATTCTGGATAATCTCAGTAATTCAGTGCTTTCGCACACCAAGGTGCGGCAGTACAGCCCGCAGTATTCTGTCAATGAATTCGGTCGATGGGCCCATATGAAGGGCCGCAAGATAGACTAA
- a CDS encoding methyl-accepting chemotaxis protein, with protein MNRSISLKLMLGIAAIIIIPMGILFALTSRGIATLSEESFAKSAIGELRQVSNVVTAMFDEYKLNVGMLAVDPLMAQLPQMTTSHVTATEPTPSSPDAGDTAGKALDAVFRLYRESHPSYSNVYAGNMEGAFVLNSPVSGKTQPAGYDPRKRPWWGMAVSDPAKSYITSAYKSTDGQPMVSACRAVRDSSGKVTGVAAIDITLGTLTDLIKNVHIGRTGFVILVQDDGVVISDPKNPQHNFQKIDGIGNDALTALFKSGAATGEAAISGKQFEAVVYNSPELKWKFIGLIEKSELMEPVNAALWHFATGMLASLIGICIGIWVLAGRLIITPLKTVGVFLKDISAGVYGSLANRRVDEIGVIFESLNSMSATLKSNISEIEAKTVEAQQQAAAANVATQEAEAARLHAERAKAEGMLEAARQLEHMVQMLHQEVSTLSSSSEDIREATLVQRQRIHETATAMEEMNSTVLEVAKNASHAAAQGTDARDKANQGAEVVGRSLEAMRASEQKALELREAMGDLDKQAHGIGAIMTTIEDIADQTNLLALNAAIEAARAGEAGRGFAVVADEVRKLAEKTMHATKEVSDSILSIQRVAGINVQSVEEAVQGLDHASSLAGESGAALGDIVTSTNQSAGQIQSIATAAEQQAATSEEINKSIDEINAIAGQTDERAEASLQATRRLEELALSLSGLIKELKDQSA; from the coding sequence ATGAACAGATCCATATCGCTCAAGCTGATGCTTGGCATTGCGGCAATCATCATCATACCAATGGGCATACTATTTGCCCTTACGTCGCGTGGCATTGCAACGCTTTCAGAAGAAAGCTTCGCCAAGTCCGCCATTGGCGAACTGCGGCAGGTCAGCAATGTTGTCACAGCCATGTTTGATGAATACAAGCTCAACGTTGGCATGCTGGCTGTTGATCCCCTTATGGCGCAATTACCGCAGATGACCACAAGTCACGTAACCGCGACGGAACCCACACCGTCCAGCCCCGATGCGGGCGATACTGCTGGCAAGGCGCTGGATGCCGTGTTCCGTCTGTACCGGGAGTCACACCCCTCATATTCCAATGTTTATGCGGGCAATATGGAAGGCGCATTTGTGCTCAACAGCCCCGTGAGCGGCAAAACCCAGCCAGCTGGCTATGATCCGCGCAAACGCCCCTGGTGGGGCATGGCAGTCTCTGATCCTGCCAAGAGCTACATCACCAGCGCCTACAAGAGCACCGATGGACAGCCAATGGTCAGCGCCTGCCGCGCCGTGCGCGATAGCAGCGGCAAAGTTACAGGTGTTGCGGCCATAGATATTACTCTGGGCACCCTCACAGACCTCATTAAAAACGTGCATATTGGCCGCACGGGCTTTGTTATTCTGGTACAGGATGACGGCGTGGTTATATCCGACCCCAAAAACCCGCAGCACAATTTTCAGAAAATAGACGGCATTGGCAACGATGCCCTGACCGCCTTGTTCAAGTCCGGTGCGGCCACGGGCGAGGCCGCCATCAGCGGCAAACAGTTTGAAGCGGTGGTATACAACTCACCGGAACTAAAGTGGAAGTTTATCGGCCTCATTGAGAAAAGCGAACTCATGGAGCCTGTCAACGCCGCCTTGTGGCACTTCGCCACCGGTATGCTGGCAAGCCTGATTGGCATTTGCATAGGCATCTGGGTGCTGGCCGGGCGGCTCATTATTACGCCATTGAAAACCGTGGGCGTTTTCCTCAAGGATATTTCCGCTGGCGTGTACGGCAGCCTCGCTAACCGCCGCGTTGACGAAATAGGCGTGATTTTTGAGTCCCTCAATTCCATGAGCGCCACCCTTAAATCCAATATTTCCGAGATTGAGGCCAAAACTGTTGAGGCGCAGCAACAGGCCGCAGCAGCAAACGTCGCCACGCAAGAGGCCGAGGCCGCCCGCCTGCACGCCGAGCGCGCCAAGGCCGAAGGCATGCTTGAAGCAGCGCGCCAGCTCGAACATATGGTGCAGATGCTCCACCAGGAAGTGAGCACCCTTTCGAGCAGTTCAGAAGACATCCGCGAGGCCACGCTCGTGCAGCGGCAACGCATCCACGAAACCGCCACGGCTATGGAAGAAATGAACTCCACCGTGCTTGAGGTTGCCAAAAACGCCTCACATGCCGCCGCCCAGGGCACGGATGCGAGGGACAAGGCCAATCAGGGCGCCGAGGTTGTAGGGCGGTCGCTTGAGGCCATGCGCGCCTCGGAGCAGAAGGCCCTTGAACTGCGCGAAGCCATGGGTGATCTGGATAAACAGGCCCACGGCATCGGCGCAATCATGACCACCATTGAAGACATAGCTGATCAGACAAACCTGCTGGCCCTGAATGCGGCCATTGAGGCCGCCCGCGCGGGCGAGGCGGGCAGAGGCTTTGCCGTTGTGGCCGATGAAGTGCGCAAGCTGGCGGAAAAGACCATGCACGCCACCAAGGAAGTGAGCGACTCCATCCTCTCCATCCAGCGGGTGGCAGGAATCAACGTGCAGTCTGTGGAAGAAGCCGTGCAGGGTCTTGACCATGCCTCATCACTGGCTGGCGAGTCCGGCGCGGCGCTGGGCGACATTGTTACCAGCACAAACCAGTCGGCAGGGCAGATTCAGTCCATCGCCACTGCGGCAGAGCAGCAGGCCGCGACATCTGAAGAAATCAACAAGTCCATTGACGAAATCAACGCCATCGCCGGGCAGACGGACGAGCGCGCTGAGGCCTCGCTCCAGGCCACCCGGCGGCTGGAAGAGTTGGCTCTGTCGCTTTCCGGTCTTATCAAGGAGCTGAAAGACCAGTCGGCATAG
- a CDS encoding (Fe-S)-binding protein — protein MKRGCTQCGECLNVCPVYALYKREEYAPKGKRLLLEQIDPEFGGSPDSSLPWEDIRELARLCAGCERCQQACARKLSTSDLLAEARARNPHWTQTLWDMWIRRAGPLWPMAGKIAMLAPDSVIPGVLRSSVETARALVDLEPCEPWMTLRPTRKISGVRVALFSGCTAKNARPRWISTARQLLAGWGYDLVDIADFACCGGTLHHAGQLGALAEVRERNLELWRKAGRPVMASFCASCKHSLDSYTAVLSAEEGKEWKQKCVGLSSLFVEPQISATGKAPAVVGYHQPCHWGTADPDLPLLTAGLAGLKKGTGLCCGMGGILKMSNPDLSADMARRCLEGSAPEVRHIVTGCSGCVMQLSAAAGKDVQVRHWLDVAALADSHI, from the coding sequence ATGAAACGCGGCTGTACGCAATGCGGCGAATGCCTGAATGTCTGCCCTGTGTACGCGCTCTACAAGCGCGAGGAATACGCGCCCAAGGGCAAGCGCCTGCTTCTGGAGCAGATTGATCCCGAGTTCGGCGGCAGCCCGGATTCGTCCCTGCCCTGGGAGGATATCCGCGAACTGGCGCGCCTCTGCGCCGGGTGCGAGCGGTGCCAGCAGGCCTGCGCGCGCAAACTTTCCACCAGCGATCTGCTGGCTGAGGCGCGGGCACGTAATCCTCACTGGACGCAAACTCTCTGGGATATGTGGATTCGTCGTGCAGGCCCACTGTGGCCCATGGCGGGGAAAATCGCCATGCTTGCCCCAGATTCCGTTATTCCCGGCGTGTTGCGGTCTTCTGTGGAAACCGCCCGCGCGTTGGTTGATCTGGAGCCTTGCGAACCGTGGATGACCCTGCGGCCTACCCGGAAGATCAGCGGCGTGAGAGTGGCCCTGTTCAGCGGCTGCACGGCTAAAAATGCGCGTCCCCGCTGGATATCCACTGCCCGGCAACTGCTGGCAGGCTGGGGATACGACCTTGTGGACATCGCGGATTTTGCCTGTTGCGGCGGCACGTTACACCATGCCGGGCAGTTGGGGGCTCTGGCAGAAGTGCGCGAGCGCAATCTTGAGCTTTGGCGCAAGGCTGGCAGGCCTGTAATGGCGAGCTTTTGCGCTTCGTGCAAGCACAGCCTTGATAGCTACACCGCCGTTTTGTCGGCGGAGGAAGGCAAGGAGTGGAAGCAGAAGTGCGTTGGGCTTTCCTCCCTGTTTGTGGAACCGCAGATCAGCGCCACAGGCAAGGCCCCGGCAGTGGTGGGCTATCACCAGCCCTGCCACTGGGGTACTGCTGATCCTGATTTGCCCCTGCTCACGGCGGGGCTGGCGGGTTTGAAAAAGGGTACTGGCTTGTGCTGCGGCATGGGCGGCATACTGAAAATGTCCAACCCCGATCTTTCAGCGGACATGGCACGCAGATGCCTGGAAGGCTCTGCTCCTGAGGTCCGACACATTGTCACCGGGTGCAGCGGCTGCGTCATGCAGCTTTCCGCTGCGGCGGGCAAGGATGTGCAGGTGCGCCACTGGCTTGATGTGGCAGCACTGGCAGATTCTCACATTTAG